The Cetobacterium somerae sequence ACAGGAGAGCCTACAAGAGGAGTTACAGCGCAAGGGTATTCAGATACCTCAGCATGGGCAAGAGGACAAGCTTGGGGAGTTTATGGATTCCCATTAGCTTATGGTTATACAAAGGATAAGAGATACATGGACCTTTATAAAAGAGTTACAAATTACTTTATAAACAATCTACCAGAAGATGACGTATGTTACTGGGATTTAGTATTTACAGATGGATCTGGACAACCAAGGGATACATCTGCTGCAGCTATAGCAGTATGTGGAATTTTAGAGATGGATCAATATTTAGATGCAAATGATCCAGATAGAGAGATCTATTTAAATGCAGCTCATAAAATGATGAAATCACTTATGAAAAATTACAGTACAAAAGATTTAGATTATTCTAATGGACTTTTAACAGATGCAGTTTACTCAATTCCTCACGGATCAGGAGTTAAAGAGTGTAATATTTGGGGAGATTACTATTATTTAGAGGCTTTAACAAGACTATTTAAACCAGAGTGGAAAAAATATTGGTAAAATAAAAAAGGCAGAGTCTAATCTCTGCTTTTTTATTTTATATATTTTCTGAAACTACAATAACTGTATATTTATTAGGAAATTTTCGTCCGTGATGAATTACACTAAAGTTGTTAATAGATTTTTTGTCCATTTCAGAAAGATTTTTAATAATTTTATATGCACTAACAATAACGAATATTTTATTAGGTCCAAAAATAGCTGCACAACTTGCAAAATCATTTGAAAAAATTAACTCACCATTTTCTGTGATAAAATCACATTGGGTAATAAAGTTATCAGCTAAAATAGCTTCTCGATCCTTTTTATAATCAAATATAGTACACCCTTTTTCCTTTAGTGGAGAAGATAACTCTAGAAGATTTAAAAAAGGTGTTTCATCAAGAACTAAAGATTCAGATGGTGATATTTTAGATGTTAAAAAATCTTTAATATTATCCAAATGATCTATAAAAATAGCATCATATTCCTTAGAAAGTAGTACTTTTGTGATGTTTTCAGCTTTTTTATTATAAAACCATTTTATATTTTGATCCATTAGTAACCCACCTCTTCATTTATGATTATAATAGTTATTGGATTTCCAACTCTTTTTCCAGATTTAATTACAGATGTAAAGTTACAGATTCTTTGCTTTGTTTGACAATCTTCACAAACTCCAGAGATATTGCATGGTGTTTTGTGGTTAATTCTCTTAGAGTTTAAAGGTCCAACAAACTCTTTAATTCTATTCATTCCCTCTTGCCAAGTATCAACAAGCTTATTTATTCCACAAACAACAATAACATTTTTAGGCCCCAAAAGTAAACTAGCAACTCTGTTACCACCAGAATCCGTTTGGATAAGTTCTCCATTTTTGCTAATA is a genomic window containing:
- a CDS encoding LUD domain-containing protein; this encodes MDQNIKWFYNKKAENITKVLLSKEYDAIFIDHLDNIKDFLTSKISPSESLVLDETPFLNLLELSSPLKEKGCTIFDYKKDREAILADNFITQCDFITENGELIFSNDFASCAAIFGPNKIFVIVSAYKIIKNLSEMDKKSINNFSVIHHGRKFPNKYTVIVVSENI
- a CDS encoding lactate utilization protein; its protein translation is MNTIKKELRKSDILSLMDTLSKKNYNPIYAENLEEAKEIILNLIPLHSSIALGGSVTINQLDIIDTFRGDEYHLFDRYNQPDWPSTLQCMREGLLADFFLTSTNAISKNGELIQTDSGGNRVASLLLGPKNVIVVCGINKLVDTWQEGMNRIKEFVGPLNSKRINHKTPCNISGVCEDCQTKQRICNFTSVIKSGKRVGNPITIIIINEEVGY